The Pseudoalteromonas aliena SW19 genome includes a region encoding these proteins:
- a CDS encoding nuclear transport factor 2 family protein: MSNKIKVSLFNHLIDAERQLLDPEIRQSERALDALLDDEFIEIAANGTTFNKYQVLTRLPTEVVPQFYNQHFKGRMLSDDVAQLSYQAAYRRTARSEFNYSLRMSLWRKQGEQWQMVFHQGTPCAPFTISMDDD, encoded by the coding sequence ATGAGTAACAAAATAAAAGTGTCGTTATTTAACCATTTGATTGATGCTGAGCGCCAGTTACTCGACCCAGAAATTCGCCAATCTGAGCGTGCGCTAGATGCTTTACTTGATGATGAATTTATCGAAATTGCTGCCAACGGCACTACATTTAATAAATACCAAGTGCTTACCCGTTTACCTACCGAAGTGGTGCCACAGTTTTACAATCAACATTTTAAAGGTCGAATGCTAAGCGATGATGTTGCGCAGCTAAGTTACCAAGCCGCTTATAGGCGCACTGCTCGCAGTGAATTTAATTATTCATTGCGTATGTCGCTTTGGCGTAAACAAGGTGAGCAATGGCAAATGGTGTTTCATCAAGGCACCCCTTGTGCGCCGTTTACAATTTCTATGGATGATGATTAA
- a CDS encoding peptidylprolyl isomerase, producing the protein MANTAHALHILVKHKEIAEDIIKQLGKGAKFQTLAKKYSSCPSGKKGGDLGEFGRGQMVPQFDKIAFKGAILEPHLVKTKFGWHVIKVLYRT; encoded by the coding sequence ATGGCAAATACAGCACACGCACTTCACATTTTGGTTAAGCACAAAGAGATTGCAGAAGATATTATTAAGCAGTTGGGCAAAGGTGCAAAGTTTCAAACCTTAGCTAAAAAGTATTCGTCATGCCCATCGGGTAAAAAAGGCGGGGATTTAGGCGAATTTGGACGCGGCCAAATGGTTCCACAATTTGATAAAATTGCGTTTAAAGGCGCAATTTTAGAGCCGCACCTAGTTAAAACAAAATTTGGCTGGCATGTAATTAAAGTACTTTATCGTACTTAA
- a CDS encoding flavin monoamine oxidase family protein: MKNELDIAIVGGGVSGVYSAWRLQQHEGKEKRIALFEYSDRIGGRLYSKKLPGLPNVVAELGGMRFIPSDHVMVNALVNDLNLKTQNFPMGSSLPMYPDSKDPAVKDIKAGSENNLFYLRGQYFRYRDFAQCPDKIPYKLNASERGYGPEDLQVKVMNLICPGFADMSLCEQMKVKVFGKEIWKYGFWNLLERVLSNEAYLFMKEAGGYDANVANASAVTQLPATEYSDDTEFLTLTDGFQALPLTLCAQFKALKSCLAEDEKVQMNKRLVKINYLNDPDYRYELIFQSTCTDQFGKTIDDVTVTEQEIVKAKQLILAMPRRSLELIESEFFADPWLKENIPSVLIQKALKMFMAYEQPWWRSLGLVAGRSVTDLPIRQTYYMGTECDQAGGLPNTNSLLMASYNDIGSIPYWKGLESGELYSGYTPSYGCEGYTPQEIVPKSQCQITTGMVEAAHRQIEALHEQKELAMPYSAIYQDWGDAPYGGGWHEWKANYRLDEIMCRMRHPVEKEKIYIIGEAYSYEQGWVEGALNTAESTLEEFFDLPTPCWLKQQHNYLPVDCNKACNDKIEKKQPNACSKTLDEVTKFAYEGINHEYQ, encoded by the coding sequence ATGAAAAACGAACTTGATATAGCAATTGTTGGTGGCGGTGTGTCTGGTGTTTACAGCGCGTGGAGGCTACAACAGCATGAAGGCAAAGAAAAGCGTATTGCGCTATTTGAATACAGTGACCGCATAGGCGGGCGTTTATATAGTAAAAAGTTACCAGGGTTACCAAATGTAGTTGCCGAGTTGGGGGGAATGCGCTTTATTCCTTCAGATCACGTTATGGTTAATGCATTAGTTAATGATTTGAACCTGAAAACGCAAAACTTCCCAATGGGTTCTTCCTTACCCATGTACCCTGATTCAAAAGATCCCGCTGTGAAAGATATAAAAGCGGGCAGTGAAAATAATCTCTTTTATTTGCGCGGTCAGTATTTTCGTTACCGAGATTTTGCGCAGTGCCCTGACAAAATACCTTATAAGTTAAACGCATCTGAACGCGGCTATGGACCCGAGGATTTACAAGTTAAGGTGATGAACTTAATTTGTCCTGGTTTTGCTGACATGAGCTTGTGCGAGCAAATGAAAGTTAAAGTATTTGGCAAAGAGATCTGGAAGTATGGTTTTTGGAATTTACTTGAGCGAGTACTAAGTAACGAAGCCTATTTATTCATGAAAGAGGCTGGCGGGTACGATGCTAATGTTGCTAATGCAAGTGCGGTTACTCAGCTGCCAGCAACAGAATACAGTGATGACACTGAGTTTCTCACTCTCACAGATGGATTTCAGGCACTGCCATTAACGCTGTGCGCGCAGTTTAAAGCGTTAAAAAGTTGTTTAGCCGAAGACGAAAAAGTACAAATGAATAAACGGCTAGTAAAAATTAACTACCTGAATGATCCTGATTATCGATATGAATTAATATTTCAATCAACGTGTACAGATCAATTCGGCAAAACAATTGATGACGTAACCGTCACTGAGCAGGAAATTGTAAAAGCGAAACAACTAATTTTGGCAATGCCACGACGTTCATTAGAACTTATCGAGTCGGAGTTTTTTGCTGATCCGTGGTTAAAAGAAAATATCCCTTCAGTACTTATACAAAAAGCGCTAAAAATGTTTATGGCTTACGAGCAGCCTTGGTGGCGAAGCTTAGGCCTAGTTGCAGGTCGTTCAGTGACCGATTTACCAATTAGGCAAACATATTATATGGGAACAGAGTGCGACCAAGCAGGCGGTTTACCAAATACAAACTCGTTATTGATGGCATCATATAATGACATAGGCTCTATCCCCTATTGGAAAGGCTTAGAATCGGGTGAGTTATATTCTGGTTATACACCCAGCTATGGATGTGAAGGCTATACCCCACAAGAAATAGTCCCTAAAAGCCAATGCCAAATAACCACAGGTATGGTGGAAGCCGCACATAGACAAATTGAAGCGCTTCATGAGCAAAAAGAATTGGCGATGCCGTATTCTGCCATTTACCAAGATTGGGGAGACGCCCCATATGGCGGAGGATGGCATGAATGGAAAGCAAATTACCGTTTAGATGAAATTATGTGTCGTATGCGCCACCCTGTTGAGAAAGAAAAGATTTATATTATTGGTGAGGCGTACTCATACGAGCAAGGTTGGGTTGAAGGTGCTTTAAATACTGCAGAATCAACACTCGAGGAATTTTTTGATTTACCCACACCATGCTGGCTAAAGCAACAACATAACTATTTACCCGTTGATTGTAATAAAGCCTGTAACGATAAAATTGAAAAAAAACAGCCTAATGCATGCAGTAAAACGCTAGACGAAGTAACAAAATTTGCGTACGAAGGAATTAACCATGAGTACCAATAA
- a CDS encoding thiamine pyrophosphate-binding protein, protein MSTNNFTVADYLLTRLKEQGLEKIFQVPGDYVQEFMSALDKFDGIDAIGDITELGAGYAAEGYARYKGIGAVSVQYGVGTLSVINAIAGAYVERNPVVVITASPSIDDRKIIADTGALFHHSTGNYKSNQTIFESVTVASEILSDSETAPQIIDAALACAIKEKRPIYLEAWQNVWGAECSTPAYPLVITDTSVDLNMQNALLHAAIHKLETAQQPVIMLGIEIARLGLQDKVEKLLTSLNIAYTTTTLAKSVISERSGVGHDLFVGTYAGEASLPETFDYVSQCDAILALGAIFTDDYLTMLTKQGSDLIRVNMDGALVGNSDHFIHTSLTVFISELTAYFERSTSSLNSVSFKLNTPLNTELADFHSQISYESFFTLYQQELNGSRSLKGYNLILGESSSLYMAARLIGIEKSHFVSDAAWGSLGHETGCSLGVSLANDNRSIVIAGDGGFMMMCQTLSTLSRNHCNTAVFVMSNEVYAIEQSFVDICAFTPEGKFAPFDELPSWNYEALAQAYGVKYLNVNSVADLQNALNILYEDTSTPYLIKVDIARDDLAPAIQTLAESVTGQKRDECICHKDNKGNIR, encoded by the coding sequence ATGAGTACCAATAATTTTACGGTTGCTGACTATTTATTAACGCGCTTAAAAGAGCAAGGCCTAGAAAAAATATTTCAAGTACCGGGTGACTATGTACAGGAGTTTATGAGCGCACTTGATAAGTTTGATGGTATTGATGCGATTGGCGACATAACGGAGTTAGGTGCAGGTTATGCGGCCGAAGGTTATGCTCGTTACAAAGGGATTGGCGCAGTGTCTGTACAATATGGAGTCGGTACATTAAGTGTTATAAACGCAATTGCAGGGGCCTATGTTGAAAGAAATCCTGTGGTGGTGATAACGGCCAGCCCATCAATTGATGATCGAAAAATTATCGCAGATACCGGCGCATTATTTCATCATTCAACGGGTAACTATAAATCAAACCAAACTATATTTGAAAGTGTCACCGTGGCAAGCGAAATACTGTCAGATTCTGAAACGGCTCCTCAAATTATCGATGCAGCGTTGGCGTGTGCAATAAAAGAAAAAAGGCCAATTTACTTAGAAGCTTGGCAGAATGTGTGGGGAGCAGAATGTTCGACTCCAGCGTACCCGCTTGTTATTACCGATACGTCCGTTGATTTAAATATGCAAAATGCATTACTACACGCGGCTATACACAAGCTAGAAACTGCACAACAGCCAGTAATTATGCTTGGCATAGAAATAGCGAGATTAGGTTTACAAGATAAAGTAGAGAAGCTTTTAACTTCGCTTAATATTGCGTATACCACTACCACGTTAGCTAAGTCGGTGATCAGCGAGCGAAGTGGAGTCGGTCACGATTTATTTGTAGGCACCTATGCAGGTGAAGCCTCATTACCTGAAACGTTCGATTATGTGTCGCAGTGCGATGCAATTTTAGCGCTTGGCGCTATTTTTACTGATGATTACCTCACTATGCTAACTAAGCAAGGTTCTGATCTAATAAGAGTTAATATGGATGGTGCGCTTGTTGGCAATAGTGATCACTTCATCCATACCAGCTTAACTGTATTTATTAGCGAATTGACGGCATATTTTGAGCGATCAACTTCGTCTTTGAACTCAGTCTCTTTTAAGTTAAATACACCATTAAACACTGAGCTTGCTGATTTTCACAGTCAAATAAGCTACGAAAGCTTCTTTACTCTTTATCAACAAGAGTTAAACGGATCTCGTAGCTTAAAAGGTTACAACCTTATTTTAGGTGAAAGTTCATCACTTTATATGGCTGCAAGATTGATTGGCATAGAAAAAAGCCACTTTGTTAGTGATGCCGCGTGGGGATCATTGGGCCATGAAACCGGATGCTCTTTGGGTGTGTCACTTGCTAATGATAATCGCAGTATAGTTATTGCAGGTGATGGTGGTTTTATGATGATGTGTCAGACACTCTCAACACTGAGTCGTAATCACTGTAATACCGCTGTATTTGTAATGAGTAACGAGGTGTATGCCATTGAGCAATCATTTGTAGATATTTGCGCATTTACACCTGAGGGGAAATTTGCTCCTTTTGATGAATTACCTTCTTGGAACTACGAAGCATTAGCTCAAGCTTACGGTGTTAAATATTTAAATGTCAATTCGGTGGCGGATCTGCAAAATGCACTTAATATCTTATATGAAGATACGTCAACGCCTTACCTCATTAAAGTTGATATTGCACGTGATGATTTAGCGCCAGCAATCCAAACACTTGCAGAATCAGTAACAGGTCAAAAACGTGACGAGTGTATATGTCACAAGGATAATAAAGGGAATATACGATGA
- a CDS encoding response regulator transcription factor — protein MKLLIVEDDINLANTLARRLTKQGFTCEVAHNQSDALLTARKLLPDFVLLDMKLGDDNGLALLKPLRNLLAQAHIVLLTGFASIATAVEAMRLGANDYLTKPVDMTTLLKALNTKPVTSAPSAIDDAVMSPERLEWEHIQQVLHSNNGNVSVTARQLNMHRRTLQRKLQKKPVQQ, from the coding sequence ATGAAGTTACTTATTGTTGAAGACGATATAAATTTAGCCAACACACTAGCAAGGCGCTTAACTAAGCAGGGCTTTACTTGCGAAGTAGCACATAATCAAAGTGATGCGTTACTCACTGCACGCAAATTGTTACCGGACTTTGTTTTATTAGACATGAAACTAGGCGACGATAACGGACTTGCACTCCTAAAGCCGCTGCGTAATTTGCTTGCCCAAGCTCATATTGTTCTACTCACTGGGTTTGCAAGTATTGCGACCGCAGTAGAGGCAATGCGTTTAGGTGCTAACGATTACCTTACTAAACCAGTTGATATGACGACCCTATTAAAAGCGCTTAACACAAAGCCTGTCACGTCTGCGCCTAGCGCTATTGATGATGCTGTTATGTCGCCAGAGCGCTTAGAGTGGGAACACATTCAGCAAGTATTACACAGTAATAATGGCAATGTGTCGGTTACCGCAAGGCAACTTAATATGCATAGACGTACTTTGCAGCGCAAGCTACAAAAAAAGCCGGTGCAGCAGTAA
- a CDS encoding HAMP domain-containing histidine kinase — protein MRTDPSISRLLMLRSGAIAVQLIAVLSVYFLLEHQIALLPLLTVIALEAVFQLISLFAYRNVSQAKPFGMLMQLTADVLFLTVLLSLSGGATNAFVSLLLLPIMIAAVTLREKGLVYIAVLAIAAYSFLLIKMPDHSMHQMNMSGHFIGMWVNFVLSASVIALVIGAMSRALKERERIIANVREKQLRNEQLVTLDGAAAQITHQLATPIANLQLLFEELLEQQPNNPIVKHMQAPLIQCSNQLNDFRKLSEQLRLKNSQEHVTVKHLQTQITDTLLLQYPDQHIQWITPPIAATLMSDVMLLPAILNLLQNATLANQKQGQTQLELSWQQDNLHSKCVYLLIRDFGSGFSAPQLAELGGQLMPSVQGMGLAVLLSNVTFERLNGSLTLFNHTDGGAVAKVKLAIVNTEKTAS, from the coding sequence ATGCGAACCGACCCTTCTATTAGTCGACTATTAATGCTGCGAAGCGGCGCAATTGCTGTGCAGTTAATCGCAGTGTTAAGCGTTTATTTTTTACTTGAGCACCAAATTGCGTTACTGCCTTTACTCACTGTTATTGCGTTAGAGGCTGTTTTTCAGCTAATTAGCCTATTTGCTTATCGTAATGTAAGCCAAGCTAAACCGTTTGGTATGTTAATGCAGCTCACTGCTGATGTGTTGTTTTTAACTGTTTTGCTTTCGCTAAGTGGCGGTGCAACCAATGCGTTTGTTTCGTTGTTGTTGCTTCCCATAATGATTGCTGCTGTTACATTACGTGAAAAGGGATTGGTGTATATCGCCGTGTTAGCGATTGCAGCTTACAGCTTTTTATTGATAAAAATGCCCGATCACAGTATGCATCAAATGAATATGAGCGGGCACTTTATTGGTATGTGGGTCAATTTTGTTTTAAGTGCCAGTGTAATCGCACTTGTGATTGGCGCAATGAGCCGAGCACTTAAAGAGCGAGAGCGAATTATTGCAAACGTGCGAGAAAAACAATTACGTAATGAGCAGCTTGTTACCCTTGATGGAGCTGCTGCACAAATAACCCATCAACTTGCGACCCCCATCGCAAACTTGCAGTTATTGTTTGAAGAGCTACTAGAACAACAACCAAACAATCCTATTGTTAAGCATATGCAAGCGCCGCTGATTCAGTGTAGTAACCAACTTAATGATTTTAGGAAGCTTTCGGAGCAGTTACGGCTTAAAAATTCACAAGAACACGTAACTGTAAAGCACCTGCAAACACAGATCACGGATACTCTTTTACTGCAATACCCTGATCAGCACATTCAGTGGATCACACCGCCTATCGCTGCAACACTAATGAGCGATGTTATGTTATTGCCTGCAATTTTAAATTTATTACAAAATGCGACCCTCGCAAACCAAAAACAAGGTCAAACTCAATTAGAGCTAAGTTGGCAGCAAGACAACCTGCATAGTAAATGTGTTTATTTGTTAATTCGTGATTTTGGCAGTGGTTTTTCTGCACCACAATTAGCAGAGCTGGGCGGGCAACTTATGCCAAGTGTTCAGGGAATGGGGCTTGCTGTGCTTTTATCAAATGTAACATTTGAGCGTTTAAATGGCTCGCTTACCTTGTTTAATCATACAGATGGCGGCGCTGTCGCCAAAGTAAAACTTGCTATTGTAAACACCGAGAAAACAGCCTCATGA
- a CDS encoding thiol-disulfide oxidoreductase DCC family protein: MSDDAATLMQNQKIILFDAQCKLCSAWCNFIIASDTKIIFKLCSVQSPKGELLLMHFGFSTNEYASMVFIENGKAYTQSHAFFEVVKQLGYPYKLANIFSVLPNRFNNWLYDRVALNRYSLFGKYQYCRIPAPNDAAHYL; the protein is encoded by the coding sequence ATGAGCGATGATGCAGCGACATTAATGCAAAATCAAAAAATTATTTTATTTGATGCGCAATGTAAGCTTTGCAGTGCGTGGTGTAATTTTATTATTGCGAGCGATACGAAGATTATTTTTAAGCTATGCAGCGTGCAGTCCCCTAAAGGTGAGTTGTTGTTAATGCACTTTGGTTTTTCGACGAATGAATACGCCTCAATGGTGTTTATTGAAAATGGTAAAGCGTATACGCAAAGTCATGCTTTTTTTGAAGTAGTTAAGCAACTTGGTTATCCGTACAAGCTCGCAAATATATTTAGTGTTTTACCAAATAGGTTTAATAATTGGTTATACGATAGGGTTGCTTTAAATAGGTATTCGTTATTTGGTAAATATCAGTATTGTAGAATTCCCGCACCAAACGACGCTGCGCATTATTTGTAA
- a CDS encoding FAD-binding oxidoreductase, whose amino-acid sequence MNNPNTVHEVSQLPHEQLKSAQSLMLNYWNNTLKFVQALKSSGFKDDQLLTQASPSVSETPGLTGYQAQTLIFNTRLRFNPAVIVMCESTENVAQAYKQAISLNLPIRVRSGGHDHEGECTGTDVILLDLSRLKEFNVKKVNGDYIANIGSGYRFFQVVPKLADNNPPLTIPHGTCATVGLAGFIQGGGWGPWTRSKGMCCESLVGATVVLGNGEVIEVNAEEDIVDANDPSHKKLLWALRGGGALSYGIVTHFKVKAFEIPDEIHRFVINWNTNDEHALSTLELLSQWEDVINNASTDKLVGTNLKINAIAANSQNKPLCHPSTMYGYWQGSWQALEQFVSNHFPNSTPIHQGTDTKANYNSALMGNWSRNSLFDVLKKQKRLGSLANADGTPFTPDFDAPAPHKLTSKVVKGSGLTKNGKEQLIQSLTSDLINAKSSHLGLFSYVTLGAIAGPFYNEISEKEANARVSFPYSKSQYTIQYQTWWNESVELKEQGQNNEVYNYINRAMDWIEVSRETQIEGTEGAFISFKDSAIPTKDYFLGSYEDLMKVKERYSRDPANHLRSRKTII is encoded by the coding sequence ATGAATAACCCAAATACAGTTCATGAAGTTTCGCAGCTGCCGCACGAGCAACTTAAAAGCGCACAGAGCTTGATGTTAAACTATTGGAACAATACGCTTAAATTTGTTCAAGCACTTAAATCTTCGGGTTTTAAGGATGATCAGCTGCTAACTCAAGCATCCCCCTCGGTGTCTGAAACTCCAGGTTTAACAGGGTATCAAGCGCAAACCCTTATATTTAATACTCGTTTGCGATTCAATCCTGCAGTTATCGTAATGTGTGAATCAACAGAAAATGTAGCACAGGCTTATAAGCAAGCAATTAGCTTAAACTTACCGATCCGCGTTCGTTCTGGTGGGCACGATCACGAAGGGGAGTGTACGGGCACCGATGTGATTTTATTAGATTTGAGCCGATTAAAAGAGTTTAACGTTAAGAAAGTGAACGGTGACTATATTGCAAATATAGGCTCCGGTTATCGCTTTTTTCAGGTGGTACCAAAGCTTGCTGACAATAACCCGCCATTGACAATACCGCATGGTACATGCGCAACAGTCGGTTTGGCGGGTTTCATTCAAGGCGGAGGCTGGGGGCCATGGACTCGCAGTAAAGGAATGTGTTGTGAATCGCTGGTGGGGGCTACGGTTGTATTAGGCAACGGTGAAGTTATCGAAGTAAATGCTGAGGAGGATATTGTTGATGCAAACGACCCATCCCATAAAAAACTATTATGGGCACTACGTGGTGGCGGGGCATTAAGCTACGGTATTGTTACCCACTTTAAAGTAAAAGCATTTGAGATCCCAGACGAGATCCATCGCTTTGTAATAAACTGGAATACTAATGACGAACATGCTTTGTCTACGCTTGAGCTTTTATCGCAATGGGAAGATGTTATAAATAATGCAAGTACCGACAAGCTGGTAGGCACTAATTTAAAAATTAATGCTATTGCGGCTAACAGTCAAAACAAGCCTTTGTGCCACCCAAGTACCATGTACGGCTATTGGCAGGGAAGTTGGCAAGCGTTAGAACAATTTGTCTCAAACCACTTTCCAAATAGTACGCCAATACATCAAGGTACAGATACTAAAGCGAACTATAATAGTGCATTAATGGGAAATTGGTCACGAAACTCCCTTTTCGATGTATTAAAAAAGCAAAAGCGTTTAGGTAGTTTAGCTAATGCCGATGGCACGCCATTTACGCCTGATTTTGATGCACCAGCACCCCATAAATTAACCTCTAAGGTTGTAAAAGGTAGCGGTTTAACAAAAAACGGAAAAGAGCAGTTAATTCAAAGTTTAACGTCAGATCTTATTAATGCTAAGAGTAGTCATTTAGGTTTATTCAGCTACGTTACACTTGGTGCAATTGCAGGTCCTTTTTATAATGAAATAAGCGAAAAAGAAGCAAACGCCCGCGTTTCATTTCCTTATTCAAAATCGCAGTACACTATTCAGTACCAAACATGGTGGAATGAGTCTGTTGAGTTAAAAGAACAAGGTCAAAATAATGAAGTCTACAATTACATTAATAGAGCAATGGATTGGATTGAGGTAAGCCGAGAGACCCAAATTGAAGGGACTGAAGGCGCATTTATTAGCTTTAAAGACAGTGCAATTCCTACAAAAGACTATTTTCTTGGCAGTTATGAGGATCTTATGAAGGTAAAAGAAAGGTATTCGCGTGACCCTGCTAACCACCTGAGGTCACGTAAAACGATTATTTAA
- a CDS encoding ketoacyl-ACP synthase III has protein sequence MSYAHITGWGKCIPPASISNDEISEIVDTTDEWITTRTGIKSRRVSHVSTADLATIAAKHAIACAGVDPKDIDLVILATCTPSTVVANTASQVQKNIGAIGAAAMDTNAACSGFLYAIQAATAQIQAGMIKKAVVIAAERMTWYVNWARRDSAVLFGDGAGAVVLEAADTPAGLLATKTGCDSEDRDILHITNFGSNLNKYEPIGPSDLLFEGREIFKRAVKGMSEACDDVLQQANLSLDDINVLVPHQANLRIIQAIQHRLKVPDEKVMVNIGEYGNTSAATIAIALCEAVEQGLIKPHSNIMSAAFGAGLTWAASYIKWGDRVTPINVSDAVLPPCNKTGLELVAPAVKACKDAEPS, from the coding sequence ATGTCTTACGCACACATCACTGGTTGGGGTAAATGCATTCCACCAGCAAGCATTAGCAACGACGAAATTAGTGAAATAGTTGATACCACCGATGAGTGGATAACCACGCGTACAGGCATTAAATCACGTCGCGTGAGTCATGTAAGTACTGCCGATTTAGCGACCATTGCAGCAAAACATGCAATTGCATGTGCAGGCGTTGATCCAAAAGATATTGATTTAGTAATATTAGCAACTTGTACACCTTCCACGGTTGTGGCAAATACCGCCTCACAAGTACAAAAAAATATTGGTGCTATAGGCGCAGCTGCTATGGATACTAACGCGGCATGTTCTGGCTTTTTATATGCGATACAAGCCGCTACAGCACAAATTCAAGCGGGTATGATCAAAAAAGCGGTGGTCATTGCCGCTGAGCGCATGACTTGGTATGTGAACTGGGCGCGCCGTGATAGCGCTGTTTTGTTTGGTGATGGCGCAGGTGCAGTCGTACTTGAAGCAGCAGATACACCAGCCGGTTTGCTTGCAACTAAAACAGGGTGCGATAGTGAAGATCGCGATATTCTACACATCACAAATTTTGGTAGCAATTTAAATAAATATGAACCAATTGGCCCATCAGATTTGTTATTTGAAGGGCGTGAAATTTTTAAACGCGCTGTAAAAGGCATGAGTGAAGCGTGTGATGATGTACTTCAGCAAGCAAATTTAAGCTTAGATGATATAAACGTATTAGTTCCTCACCAAGCAAACTTACGCATTATTCAAGCTATTCAGCACCGTTTAAAAGTACCTGATGAAAAAGTGATGGTAAACATTGGTGAGTATGGCAATACCTCAGCTGCAACAATTGCCATTGCACTATGTGAAGCGGTTGAACAAGGGTTAATTAAGCCGCATTCTAATATAATGTCTGCTGCGTTTGGAGCAGGTCTTACGTGGGCTGCAAGTTACATAAAATGGGGCGATCGTGTAACGCCTATTAATGTAAGCGATGCAGTATTACCACCGTGTAATAAAACAGGTTTAGAACTTGTAGCGCCAGCCGTTAAAGCGTGTAAAGACGCAGAGCCAAGCTAA